A portion of the Echeneis naucrates chromosome 5, fEcheNa1.1, whole genome shotgun sequence genome contains these proteins:
- the LOC115043095 gene encoding red-sensitive opsin, translated as MAEEWGKQVFAARRYQEETTRGSAFVYTNSNNTKDPFEGPNYHIAPRWIYNVATLWMFFVVIASVFTNGLVLVATAKFKKLRHPLNWILVNLAVADLGETVFASTISVCNQFFGYFILGHPMCIFEGYTVSVCGIAALWSLTIISWERWVVVCKPFGNIKFDEKWATGGILFSWVWAAVWCAPPIFGWSRYWPHGLKTSCGPDVFSGSEDPGVQSYMIVLMVTCCLLPLSIIILCYLAVWWAIHTVAMQQKESESTQKAEREVSRMVVVMILAYCLCWGPYTFFACFAAANPGYAFHPLAAAMPAYFAKSATIYNPIIYVFMNRQFRTCIMQLFGKEVDDGSEVSTSKTEVSSVAPA; from the exons ATGGCAGAAGAGTGGGGAAAGCAGGTATTTGCTGCCAGGAGATACCAAGAAGAAACAACAAGGGGATCTGCCTTCGTTTACACAAACAGTAACAATACCAAAG aTCCATTTGAGGGTCCAAATTACCACATTGCTCCTCGGTGGATTTACAATGTTGCCACACTTTGGATGTTTTTTGTGGTCATTGCATCGGTCTTTACCAATGGTCTTGTCTTGGTGGCCACAGCAAAGTTCAAGAAACTCCGTCACCCACTCAACTGGATCTTGGTCAATCTTGCAGTTGCTGATCTTGGAGAGACAGTTTTTGCCAGCACCATCAGTGTTTGTAACCAGTTTTTTGGCTACTTCATTCTGGGACACCCAATGTGCATCTTTGAGGGTTATACTGTCTCAGTTTGTG GAATTGCTGCTCTCTGGTCCCTGACGATCATCTCTTGGGAGCGATGGGTAGTTGTGTGCAAACCTTTTGGAAACATCAAGTTTGATGAGAAATGGGCTACGGGAGGAATTCTCTTCTCCTGGGTCTGGGCAGCAGTTTGGTGTGCTCCCCCCATCTTTGGCTGGAGCAG GTACTGGCCTCATGGACTCAAGACTTCATGTGGACCTGATGTGTTCAGTGGAAGTGAAGACCCTGGAGTTCAGTCCTACATGATTGTTCTGATGGTTACATGTTGTTTGCTTCCCCTGTCTATTATTATCTTGTGCTACTTAGCCGTCTGGTGGGCTATCCATACT GTAGCCATGCAGCAGAAGGAATCCGAGTCAACCCAGAAAGCTGAAAGAGAAGTATCCAGAATGGTGGTTGTCATGATACTGGCATACTGTCTGTGTTGGGGACCCTACACCTTCTTTGCCTGTTTTGCTGCAGCCAACCCAGGATATGCCTTCCATCCTTTGGCCGCTGCCATGCCTGCATACTTTGCCAAAAGCGCCACCATCTACAACCCAATCATTTATGTCTTCATGAACCGACAG TTCCGGACATGTATCATGCAGCTCTTTGGCAAGGAAGTGGATGATGGCTCTGAAGTTTCCACATCAAAGACAGAGGTCTCCTCTGTGGCTCCTGCATAA